Within the bacterium genome, the region ATTACGCGCGCGGGGGCAGTTATCGGACGGGTCTTCAATGCCGTCGTCGTCATAATCGTCGGCGTTCTGATAGGTGTCGCCCAGGTCGGTATTATGTAAGTGGTCACCCTGACCCCCGGACGTAGGCGTCCAATTCGTGTAGAGGGGCGAGTTGGCGCTGCCGAGATCTGACTTCAGCCGTGGTCGCAAGCCTGGTGCCGCTTGTAGGCGGCTGGCGTTAGCACATGATTGTCGCGGGAGGCCCGGACCGCTTCGACGAGATAGTCGGAGACTGGCACGCCAGCGAGCTTTGCAGTCTCGATCACCGAGTAGAGGATCGCGGCGGTCTCGGTGCCGCGGCGGGACTTCGAGCCGAAGTGATTTCGACGGCCAACAACCGGACCTCGTAGGGCGCGCTCCGTCGCGTTGTTGTCGAGCGGTATCTGTGGGTTCTCCAAGAACGCGCTCAGCTGAGTCCAGTGCTTGAGCGTGTGCCGAATGGCTTTGCCGAGGCTCGTGAACTTTGGCATCGGCGTGGCCAGCAGCCAGCCCTGCAGCGCTTTGTGCACATCACGGCTCTTGGTTTTCCGGATCTCTCGCAGCGCTTCCTCGCCAGAGGCTTCCGCGTCGAAGTCATAAAGGCTCCGGATGTGGTCGAGCGCGACTCGCGCTTTCGGGAAGTCCTTCTCGCACTCTGCGAACTTGCGACGGATGTGTGCCCAACAGGCCGCGAGCGTGAGTTCAGCTCGACCCTTTTCTGCGGACAGATGGGTGCTCATCATGTCGCATACGACGACCCCCTCGAATCCAGCGGTGAGGTCATCGAACGTCTCTCTGCCTTTGTCGTCGCGAATGATGTGAGCCGTCATGCCAGGAGCCGTCAGGCACCACATCTGCCATTTCTTCGCGCTACGTCTCTCAAGGTTTGGCCATCCGGTCTGATCGAGGCCAATCACTCGCTGAGAAAGAATGTTCTTGATGAGAGCCAACCAAATCGGTCGAAGCGCCATGCCCATGTGTTTGACCTGGGACCACAGAACGTTGCGGCTGATAGAGAGTCTATGCTCGGCCATCATTCGCGCCTGCCGAGCAAGCGGTAGATGGTTCAGGTACTTGTCGATGGCGACCTTGGCAGCGAACTCCACCGAGTACCGACCGCCAGGGGTAGCGCGCTGAGGCGCGAGCGGCTGATCGATGCAGCAGCCCTTGGCACAGCGGTACTTTTGGAGGCGCAGATTCACCAGCACATACTTCAGCTGAACAACGCTGACGAGCTGTGACTGGTCGAACTGCCCCGCCATCGCCTGGAGTTCCTCTCCGCACTCGGGGCACGCCAGGTCTGCAGGATGTAGCTTGTGGTGCTCGAATAGTTGCTCGAGGCCGCTCTGATCTCGAGGACCAAACTTGGTGCGCTTCTTGGGCTCGCGTTTGGGTGACTTCGGCGTCGGGGCGGGTTGGGCCGCGCTGAGCTTTTCAAGTTCGCTCTCGAACAGGCCTTCGAGCTCGGCCTGAGTCATCGGCTCGCCCTTCAGCTCGGCCAGTTCGCGTTTGAGATCCACGACCTGCTTGGAGAGCCGGCGAAGCTCGCTGTCTTGCATCAACGCCACCTTGCGCAAATGCTCGATGTCCGTTTCGGTTTCCAGGCGAACGCTCATGAGGCGTATCCGATCATGCTGACCGGCGTTGACGCAAGGCGGAAGTTTCCTTTTTAGAACGACGTGATCGGCGGTGGCGACAAAGGCCTGGATCCAACCATCGAGCAGCCCTCGATGAAGAGACTCAGCTCGCTGCCGGTCAAGGTGATGGCGGCACAATCCTCGCGCCAGACGTCCGCGAACTGCCCCTGCTCGAGCCGTTTCATGAAGATGCAGAGCCCGGTGCCATCGAAGAGCAGCACCTTGCAGCTCGTACGCTTCCGATTCACGAACAGGAACAAGTCGCCGCTGAGCGGATCGGACCGGAGGCCTTCGGCGACCAATCCGTACAGGCCGTTGTAGCCCTTTCGGAGGTCGGTCGGACGAGGGTACGCAAAGACTCGGACGGCACGGGCCGGCGCGATCACTGCTCCGCCAGGAACGCGCGCGCCTGGCTCAACGTAAGACCCTCGATTCGCCAGCCAGACGGACTCACGACTGCCACGATGGCCTCGGTAGCCGGCTCTACGACTCGAATCGGCAGTAGTGCCGGTGGCGGCGGCTCGGCGATTCGCTCCGACCAACGCTGAGCGGTTGGCACTGAGACTTGGAGCCTCCGG harbors:
- a CDS encoding IS66 family transposase, which translates into the protein MSVRLETETDIEHLRKVALMQDSELRRLSKQVVDLKRELAELKGEPMTQAELEGLFESELEKLSAAQPAPTPKSPKREPKKRTKFGPRDQSGLEQLFEHHKLHPADLACPECGEELQAMAGQFDQSQLVSVVQLKYVLVNLRLQKYRCAKGCCIDQPLAPQRATPGGRYSVEFAAKVAIDKYLNHLPLARQARMMAEHRLSISRNVLWSQVKHMGMALRPIWLALIKNILSQRVIGLDQTGWPNLERRSAKKWQMWCLTAPGMTAHIIRDDKGRETFDDLTAGFEGVVVCDMMSTHLSAEKGRAELTLAACWAHIRRKFAECEKDFPKARVALDHIRSLYDFDAEASGEEALREIRKTKSRDVHKALQGWLLATPMPKFTSLGKAIRHTLKHWTQLSAFLENPQIPLDNNATERALRGPVVGRRNHFGSKSRRGTETAAILYSVIETAKLAGVPVSDYLVEAVRASRDNHVLTPAAYKRHQACDHG
- the tnpB gene encoding IS66 family insertion sequence element accessory protein TnpB — its product is MIAPARAVRVFAYPRPTDLRKGYNGLYGLVAEGLRSDPLSGDLFLFVNRKRTSCKVLLFDGTGLCIFMKRLEQGQFADVWREDCAAITLTGSELSLFIEGCSMVGSRPLSPPPITSF